A section of the Myxococcus virescens genome encodes:
- the ileS gene encoding isoleucine--tRNA ligase — MSDTPPKDKDFKDSVNLPRTDFPMKGNLAQLEPRMLGWWAERGIWGKILEQNAGAEPFVLPDGPPYANGHLHAGHALNKVLKDIVVKYRNMSGRRCDFIPGWDTHGLPIEQAVEKRLKDKKIDKRTLSRDAFLEACRAYALEFVDIQKAEFQRLGVFGSWEQPYKTLDFTYEAQEIRELAVFAKRGMLYRRKKPVYWCLYDQTALAEAEVEYENHTSPSVYVAFQAGAELAERVPSLKGKDVAFVIWTTTPWTLPSNLAVSVNPEFEYVFYQLGTRVICVARELLPKVLAEVKADELAVKHVELPGGEVSAAALVDPSRILAYARGEELEHLTYQHPFYERRGRVILGEHVTLEAGTGLVHTAPGHGQEDYEVGLKYGLDIYNPVRPDGRYDDTVGPVLEGRRVFDANPVVIQLLVEKGALLNGATDTVAHTYPHCWRCRNPVILSATYQWFIPMDAPFHGTQTFRQVVLEQVDKVQWVPSWGHSRIRGMLETRPDWTISRQRTWGVPICIAYCEGCEEAVVSPELMERVAAAVEKEGVGVWYRTPVKDFLGADFQCPRCGKGEFRRETDILDVWFDSACMFSAVLEKRQRIPADLFLEGSDQHRGWFHSSMLVAVGTRDMSPYKACLTHGFVVDGQGEKMSKSRGNVVAPDKVIQQYGAEVLRLWVAASDYRNDVRLSDQILKGLSEGYRKIRNTVRYALSNLYDFDPAKHAVPEAELLPLDRWALGRLAEVVARVRKAYEDYEFHLVYATVVDFVAGDLSAVYFDILKDRLYTWRADGQPRRGAQTVLYEVASVLLRLLAPVMSFTAEEAWQTLPGKPAESVFLGGFPVVSAKLDPALAERYAKLFAVRGAVQGVLEAARRDKRIGSSLEARVVLTAEGAARDFLQANLAELPGLFITSQVELADVKGDAAQTLEVAQAFGEGVRVTAEVLPAHGEKCPRCWTYSEAVGQGGDVCLKCREALAA; from the coding sequence ATGAGCGACACGCCCCCGAAGGACAAGGACTTCAAGGACTCGGTCAACCTGCCGCGCACGGATTTCCCCATGAAGGGGAACCTGGCGCAGCTCGAGCCGCGCATGCTCGGCTGGTGGGCGGAGCGGGGGATTTGGGGGAAGATTCTGGAGCAGAACGCAGGCGCGGAGCCCTTCGTTCTGCCTGATGGTCCGCCCTACGCCAACGGCCATCTGCACGCGGGCCACGCGCTCAACAAGGTCCTCAAGGACATCGTGGTGAAGTACCGGAACATGTCCGGCCGCCGGTGTGACTTCATCCCCGGCTGGGACACGCACGGGCTTCCCATTGAGCAGGCGGTGGAGAAGCGGCTCAAGGACAAGAAGATCGACAAGCGCACGCTGTCTCGCGACGCCTTCCTGGAGGCGTGCCGCGCCTACGCGCTGGAGTTCGTCGACATCCAGAAGGCGGAGTTCCAGCGCCTGGGCGTGTTCGGCTCGTGGGAGCAGCCGTACAAGACGCTCGACTTCACCTACGAGGCCCAGGAGATTCGCGAGCTGGCCGTGTTCGCGAAGCGGGGCATGCTCTACCGCCGCAAGAAGCCCGTGTATTGGTGCCTGTACGACCAGACGGCGCTGGCGGAGGCGGAGGTGGAGTATGAGAATCACACCTCGCCCTCCGTGTACGTGGCCTTCCAGGCCGGGGCGGAGCTGGCCGAGCGCGTGCCTTCGCTGAAGGGCAAGGACGTGGCCTTCGTCATCTGGACGACCACGCCGTGGACGCTGCCGTCCAACCTGGCCGTCTCCGTCAACCCGGAGTTCGAGTACGTCTTCTACCAGCTCGGCACGCGCGTCATCTGCGTGGCCCGGGAGCTGCTGCCCAAGGTGCTGGCGGAGGTGAAGGCGGACGAGCTGGCGGTGAAGCACGTGGAGCTGCCCGGCGGTGAAGTCTCCGCGGCGGCGCTGGTGGACCCGTCGCGCATCCTCGCGTACGCGCGCGGCGAGGAGCTGGAGCACCTGACGTACCAGCACCCGTTCTACGAGCGCCGGGGCCGCGTCATCCTGGGCGAGCACGTGACGCTGGAGGCCGGTACGGGCCTGGTGCACACCGCACCGGGGCATGGCCAGGAGGACTACGAGGTCGGCCTGAAGTACGGGTTGGACATCTACAACCCCGTGCGTCCGGACGGCCGCTACGACGACACGGTGGGGCCGGTGCTGGAAGGCCGGCGCGTGTTCGATGCGAACCCCGTCGTCATCCAACTGCTGGTGGAGAAGGGCGCGCTGCTCAACGGCGCCACGGACACGGTGGCGCACACGTATCCGCACTGCTGGCGCTGCCGCAATCCGGTCATCCTGAGCGCGACGTACCAGTGGTTCATCCCCATGGACGCGCCCTTCCATGGGACGCAGACGTTCCGGCAGGTGGTGCTGGAGCAGGTGGACAAGGTGCAGTGGGTGCCCTCGTGGGGGCACAGCCGCATCCGCGGCATGCTGGAGACGCGGCCGGACTGGACCATCAGCCGGCAGCGGACGTGGGGCGTGCCCATCTGCATCGCCTACTGCGAGGGCTGCGAGGAAGCCGTGGTGTCGCCGGAGCTGATGGAGCGGGTGGCGGCGGCGGTGGAGAAGGAGGGCGTGGGCGTGTGGTACCGCACGCCGGTGAAGGACTTCCTGGGCGCGGACTTCCAGTGCCCGCGCTGCGGCAAGGGTGAGTTCCGCCGCGAGACGGACATCCTCGACGTGTGGTTCGACTCGGCGTGCATGTTCTCCGCGGTGCTGGAGAAGCGGCAGAGGATTCCGGCGGACCTCTTCCTGGAGGGCAGCGACCAGCACCGCGGCTGGTTCCATTCGTCCATGCTGGTGGCGGTGGGCACGCGCGACATGTCGCCGTACAAGGCCTGCCTCACGCACGGCTTCGTGGTGGATGGTCAGGGCGAGAAGATGTCCAAGAGCCGCGGCAACGTGGTGGCGCCGGACAAGGTCATCCAGCAGTACGGCGCGGAGGTGCTGCGCCTGTGGGTGGCGGCCAGCGACTACCGCAATGACGTGCGCCTGTCGGACCAGATTCTGAAGGGCCTGTCGGAAGGCTACCGGAAGATTCGCAACACCGTTCGCTACGCGCTGAGCAACCTCTACGACTTCGACCCGGCGAAGCACGCGGTGCCGGAGGCGGAGCTGCTGCCGTTGGACCGCTGGGCGTTGGGGCGGCTGGCGGAGGTGGTGGCGCGGGTGCGCAAGGCGTACGAGGACTACGAGTTCCACCTCGTCTACGCGACAGTGGTGGACTTCGTCGCCGGTGACTTGTCGGCGGTGTACTTCGACATCCTCAAGGACCGGCTCTACACGTGGCGCGCGGACGGGCAGCCCCGGCGCGGCGCGCAGACGGTGCTGTACGAGGTGGCCTCGGTGCTGCTGCGCCTCCTGGCGCCGGTGATGAGCTTCACGGCGGAGGAGGCGTGGCAGACGCTGCCGGGGAAGCCGGCGGAGAGCGTCTTCCTGGGCGGCTTCCCGGTGGTGTCCGCGAAGTTGGACCCGGCGCTGGCCGAGCGCTACGCGAAGCTCTTCGCGGTGCGCGGCGCGGTGCAGGGCGTGCTGGAGGCGGCGCGGCGGGACAAGCGCATCGGCTCATCGCTGGAGGCGCGGGTGGTGCTGACGGCGGAGGGCGCGGCGCGCGACTTCCTCCAGGCGAACCTGGCCGAGCTGCCGGGCCTCTTCATCACCAGCCAGGTGGAGCTGGCGGACGTGAAGGGGGATGCGGCGCAGACATTGGAAGTGGCACAGGCCTTCGGAGAAGGCGTCCGCGTCACGGCCGAGGTGCTCCCAGCGCACGGCGAGAAGTGCCCGCGCTGCTGGACGTACTCGGAAGCGGTGGGGCAGGGCGGCGACGTTTGCCTCAAGTGCCGCGAGGCCCTGGCGGCGTAG
- a CDS encoding type IV pilus modification PilV family protein — MTALKRRQHRGITLLEVLATMAILLMGVGAAMLVVTQTSYSNRRSLSATQAQLIAEQALENITLLGCSLQPPCGNLEGLDESYVLFQTSAGALRNVRPADPTVIAREYQVVVDVDVPSILSTIEPGSLVPEELQRDLVPGVPDTAGNIANVRVVVSWQEQERSDRQVVVLQTRMAP, encoded by the coding sequence GTGACAGCGCTGAAGAGGCGCCAGCACCGGGGCATCACGCTCCTGGAAGTGCTGGCCACCATGGCCATCCTGCTGATGGGCGTCGGAGCGGCGATGCTGGTCGTGACCCAGACCAGCTACTCCAACCGCCGCAGCCTCAGCGCCACCCAGGCGCAGCTCATCGCCGAGCAGGCGCTGGAGAACATCACGCTGCTGGGCTGCTCGCTGCAGCCCCCGTGCGGCAACCTGGAAGGACTGGATGAGAGCTACGTCCTCTTCCAGACGAGCGCGGGCGCGCTGAGGAACGTGCGTCCCGCCGACCCGACCGTCATCGCGCGTGAGTACCAGGTCGTCGTGGACGTGGACGTCCCCTCCATCCTGAGCACCATCGAGCCGGGCTCCCTGGTTCCGGAGGAACTGCAGCGGGACCTCGTCCCGGGTGTGCCAGACACCGCGGGGAACATCGCCAACGTGCGCGTCGTCGTGAGCTGGCAGGAGCAGGAGCGCAGCGACCGGCAGGTGGTGGTGCTCCAGACGAGGATGGCGCCGTGA
- a CDS encoding TadE/TadG family type IV pilus assembly protein — MEQSPSRRTQRGQAMVEMAIGSLVFITILLFVIHFAEVSFLSVKVTEAAHSALLEAPGHKLHEWPNDSSPSSAAAERAGQDAAMRYRDFDSRTTTNSAGVITLALTRTDGMQVSCTQGGPTFDPHPVFTSVAYRDGGGISCTAQADLTAFRIPQRVAQRETGGFFQAEHYEMLPIRVCAMGRAQGGNCTGRLTSMLDDWGLTGSGESGSCPIIPDFPGPCPLNLPYWGMASSVYGVSLMVNAFGPDFSASRLAQTVVGGLPLPFFFGAENMFWMSAVGEEAFFGQPLPADSMGGLATMGFKGWPTSPGLLPPGLNWQAIPYPVSYGRRDSCFLGNECP, encoded by the coding sequence ATGGAGCAGTCTCCTTCGCGTCGCACCCAGCGAGGCCAGGCGATGGTGGAGATGGCCATCGGCTCGCTCGTCTTCATCACCATCCTCCTCTTCGTCATCCACTTCGCCGAGGTGTCCTTCCTTTCGGTGAAGGTGACCGAAGCGGCGCACTCCGCCTTGTTGGAGGCGCCGGGACACAAGCTGCATGAGTGGCCCAATGACTCATCGCCTTCTTCCGCGGCGGCGGAGCGCGCGGGGCAGGACGCCGCCATGCGCTACCGGGACTTCGACAGCCGCACGACCACCAACAGCGCGGGCGTCATCACGCTCGCGTTGACCCGGACGGACGGGATGCAGGTGTCGTGTACCCAGGGCGGTCCGACCTTCGACCCGCATCCCGTCTTCACGTCGGTGGCCTACCGCGACGGCGGCGGCATCTCCTGTACCGCGCAGGCGGACCTCACGGCCTTCCGGATTCCGCAGCGTGTTGCCCAGCGGGAGACGGGGGGCTTCTTCCAGGCGGAGCACTACGAGATGCTCCCCATTCGCGTGTGCGCCATGGGGCGCGCCCAGGGCGGCAACTGCACGGGCCGTCTGACCAGCATGCTGGATGACTGGGGACTGACGGGCTCGGGTGAGTCAGGCTCGTGCCCCATCATCCCCGATTTTCCCGGCCCCTGCCCCTTGAACCTGCCGTACTGGGGAATGGCTTCCAGCGTCTATGGCGTCAGCCTGATGGTGAATGCCTTTGGACCGGACTTCTCGGCGAGCCGTCTAGCGCAGACGGTTGTCGGAGGGCTGCCGCTGCCCTTCTTCTTTGGCGCGGAGAACATGTTCTGGATGAGCGCCGTGGGAGAGGAAGCCTTCTTCGGTCAGCCGCTGCCCGCTGATTCCATGGGCGGCCTGGCGACCATGGGGTTCAAGGGCTGGCCCACGTCTCCGGGCTTGTTGCCTCCGGGGCTCAACTGGCAGGCCATTCCGTACCCCGTTTCCTATGGCCGCCGGGACTCGTGCTTCCTGGGGAATGAGTGTCCCTGA
- a CDS encoding pilus assembly FimT family protein has translation MRHTRGITLLEMMVTVAIACILLAAALMGIQTPVNRQRENEATRELWASTLRARQRALTTNQPVRIVVEENVPRGDGTSRTVARWEQLRCDNDWDNASCPANGCENTTCRANPDCCSELGPDIVIPVSMNAAAIHGLCYMPGTGRPVSPGDLTCMRDFLDDLPALDAAAPGNLRFDFTSGRARSLIQVEPRTGLANVFDCDPHASTQNQVIECLN, from the coding sequence ATGAGGCACACACGCGGAATCACACTGCTGGAGATGATGGTCACGGTGGCCATCGCCTGCATCCTGCTCGCAGCGGCGCTGATGGGCATCCAGACGCCCGTCAACCGTCAACGCGAGAATGAGGCCACGCGCGAGCTGTGGGCCTCCACGCTCCGCGCCCGGCAGCGCGCCCTCACCACCAACCAACCCGTGCGCATCGTCGTGGAGGAGAACGTCCCTCGCGGCGATGGAACCTCGCGCACGGTGGCCCGGTGGGAGCAGCTTCGGTGCGACAATGACTGGGACAACGCGAGCTGCCCCGCGAACGGCTGTGAGAACACCACCTGCCGCGCCAACCCGGACTGCTGCAGCGAGCTGGGACCGGACATCGTCATTCCCGTCTCCATGAACGCGGCCGCGATTCACGGGCTTTGCTACATGCCCGGCACCGGCCGCCCCGTCAGCCCGGGCGACCTGACCTGCATGCGGGACTTTCTCGATGACCTGCCCGCGCTGGACGCCGCGGCCCCCGGCAACCTCCGCTTCGACTTCACCTCGGGCCGCGCACGCAGCCTCATCCAGGTGGAGCCACGGACGGGCCTCGCCAACGTGTTCGACTGCGACCCTCACGCATCGACCCAGAACCAGGTCATCGAGTGCTTGAACTGA
- a CDS encoding prepilin-type N-terminal cleavage/methylation domain-containing protein translates to MKTTLTRHRRRSLHGFTLLEVMIATAIGLIVLGAGLVAAMQMQRRALFEEQTMLAQVTGRTVKELIAADLQRAGSGMGNAPIVFSDTRTHPAIQMWTEPDLSIPDLTRPFPEVPAFALPPAGHLEESVSDVLRIHWGDTRGMVTLSPCAGTNVREDTRTFCTVENPSPRLQPTIAPTTPALLVNPARNLACHVEVTNVDTAGRRINVVPGTGIETTTTGRCGDFASEPNFWNTEPDRESWRIMPAQSATYRVNWASGTPTLEYLGPGAANWVVLSRDVERLSVRLGVAAITQPFGGMRWFPDVDNGRPNGLDACTITTCPIEQHPNELVAPATDEELRQRLFQRVREVEVTLVVRTPRQDREAFDPDQPIGVDGERFPIDGFKRRTFTFRVMLRNFAAGGLQPLLTEN, encoded by the coding sequence GTGAAGACGACTTTGACGCGCCATCGCCGCCGGTCGCTCCATGGCTTCACGCTGCTCGAGGTGATGATTGCCACTGCCATTGGCCTCATCGTGCTGGGAGCGGGACTGGTCGCGGCCATGCAGATGCAGCGGCGTGCCCTCTTCGAAGAGCAGACGATGCTGGCGCAGGTCACCGGGCGCACGGTGAAGGAGTTGATTGCCGCCGACCTGCAGCGGGCCGGCTCAGGCATGGGGAATGCCCCCATCGTCTTCAGTGACACGCGCACCCATCCAGCCATCCAGATGTGGACGGAGCCCGACCTGTCCATTCCGGACCTGACGCGTCCCTTCCCCGAGGTCCCCGCCTTCGCGCTGCCGCCCGCGGGGCACCTTGAAGAATCAGTGTCGGACGTCCTGCGGATTCACTGGGGGGACACGCGAGGCATGGTGACGCTGAGTCCCTGCGCTGGAACCAACGTGCGCGAAGACACACGGACGTTCTGCACGGTTGAGAATCCCTCGCCCAGGCTCCAGCCCACCATCGCGCCGACGACTCCGGCCCTGCTCGTGAATCCCGCCAGGAATCTGGCCTGCCATGTTGAGGTCACCAACGTGGACACCGCGGGGCGGCGAATCAACGTCGTTCCGGGCACTGGCATCGAGACCACGACGACAGGCCGCTGTGGTGACTTCGCCTCGGAGCCGAACTTCTGGAACACCGAGCCCGACCGGGAATCCTGGCGCATCATGCCGGCCCAGAGCGCGACCTACCGCGTGAACTGGGCCAGTGGAACGCCGACGCTGGAGTACCTGGGGCCGGGCGCAGCGAACTGGGTGGTCCTGAGCCGGGACGTCGAACGTCTCTCGGTGCGGCTGGGGGTCGCGGCCATCACACAGCCATTCGGAGGCATGCGCTGGTTCCCGGATGTGGACAACGGGCGACCGAACGGGCTGGATGCCTGCACCATCACCACCTGCCCCATTGAACAGCACCCCAATGAACTTGTCGCGCCCGCGACGGACGAGGAGTTGCGCCAGCGGCTGTTCCAGCGCGTCCGTGAGGTGGAGGTCACCCTGGTCGTCCGCACGCCACGGCAGGACCGTGAAGCCTTCGACCCGGACCAGCCCATTGGTGTGGACGGGGAGCGGTTCCCGATTGATGGCTTCAAGCGGCGCACCTTCACGTTCCGGGTGATGCTCCGGAACTTCGCGGCGGGTGGACTTCAGCCCCTCCTGACGGAAAATTGA
- a CDS encoding DUF4114 domain-containing protein, translated as MRTLIQTLAAVTLLTAPLASAQTTPGSAPAQLCENQLDQNKQPEFSEENLEIESSTVLITEESPARLQLNTNRTALNVENIYFPFDQNVTISYVYESAGASHALGYMYMDDLRVRGYVDNNGNLVDSNSNGIFDLHEDLFNLAPRSGDKARPYIGKNRRCTRSFTSDGETYNQPELAMNSECRNTFEENHREIADARPGYTFEYNITDVVGTFANDSDNPGGAFSDGGLFPHLPNLLEPPSDHNGNLGLGRMVFLLADDDDRRTTYGNLAPVPDDGPYPDGIPDYDVSRYDPRGLVRANNPDRGISPYDRTVDLGMIQGGKEVIFFVVVFYSSRNHGPNEGYVYPCLKQDPDGRCALHLRTSINVFFSKAAWNMDQNPVGGEITAERNIGCWYREGCNPDDPASTPDEACRVEGTNDYLCGWLDGPIGTPGTTLYRLANDELYGRLVMPMERVTIPRPSGVRNPMPHVIVGAPSTDPFRWILGFEDIPGGGDRDFNDVVFVVNKQNGGSTRSATVSGDLSPDIANDFVITKVRFKRQDDFAPAPRTCAGGAPCFSEDSPGACTPEDGPEPTITYSLAVDCRVCRPHPDTGQMECVANPNSPTWFPVHFPDTSPPTQEVELDIMAMGFTGSQLCWKVDITSPNEQCRPIIDDVEVGYQAVRAGSYSRASPSALANVIVWGVNETPGSAWGRDGAWPGVGMPAPGTRAYDGQKDFTLRGRLYFRSLYDPEEPSVTRAVQRWDAGKVMALSFGTNGHSLEPLQRKLYTMGASGGRSTITDEMSDTSSNSLLFPDALCDEERNGRYLYDLNNDGKCGTPSSESDEKRIEGVTNDRNFLREWLYGWEDRHAPGTRDDRRPWALGGINMSTVAISLPPYLDTWANNARASERDLYRRNFLEPLADRPTVAFVGTMNGYLHAFDAGEFRNSTHDPCNSQTQARGYFETTTCIQNQINNRDYGSGQERFAYLPRMLLSQYRNLYVRFNGSGALSRPSMDASPSIANVDFGIPNTAAWTRSPTESKTQGAKTVLVSGSGKNSPAVIALDITHPDDAWYPLPLWEFDLRSPNIEHAFSTAKVTTPEVQLPDNSGTNHAPSIGRLTWGSEAEGKWTAVVGTSQVPSSPGRAGALYLIDMKTGQPLNYGSSPAGAMAGIITLDTGSGIAAETALVDLDRDGNYDVMYVPTTAGNVYRVNLDQVNPSAPLGQKVKVCKIASAPVTLSDHDDAAEGQDPVYQQIHSNLGVRIVRNSGSPVVRFYFGTGDNPDEFSDGPENKNAYRYHLLGYEDTDPSGTRACALLDPLWVQQLDPGQAVWGGVTLSDDKVYATTAVGAAADVCNLSQDESGRFYESGLLPDGNSAPAITSASLGGHGVSAPVVHDNHLLIPTVTGEVKVQGSGKWGNGNANGGAARSKVLIYAPSPDGRMPQ; from the coding sequence CTGCACGAGGACCTGTTCAACCTCGCGCCCCGGAGCGGCGACAAGGCCCGCCCCTACATTGGCAAAAACCGGCGCTGCACGCGGAGCTTCACCTCGGACGGCGAGACGTACAACCAGCCCGAACTGGCGATGAACTCCGAGTGCCGCAACACCTTCGAGGAGAACCACCGCGAGATCGCGGACGCCCGCCCGGGTTACACCTTCGAATACAACATCACGGACGTGGTGGGGACTTTCGCCAACGACAGCGACAACCCCGGCGGCGCCTTTTCAGATGGAGGGCTCTTTCCCCATCTCCCCAACCTCCTGGAGCCCCCTTCAGACCACAATGGAAACCTGGGCCTGGGGCGAATGGTCTTCCTGCTCGCCGACGATGATGACCGCCGCACCACGTACGGAAACCTGGCGCCGGTTCCGGACGATGGCCCCTACCCTGACGGCATCCCGGACTACGACGTCTCCCGTTACGACCCACGGGGCCTGGTGCGCGCCAACAATCCGGACCGAGGAATCTCCCCCTACGACCGGACCGTGGACCTGGGGATGATCCAGGGCGGGAAGGAAGTCATCTTCTTCGTCGTCGTGTTCTATTCAAGCCGCAACCACGGCCCCAACGAAGGCTATGTCTATCCGTGCTTGAAGCAGGACCCTGATGGCCGGTGCGCCCTGCACCTGCGCACGTCCATCAACGTGTTCTTCTCCAAGGCGGCGTGGAACATGGACCAGAACCCCGTGGGCGGCGAAATCACGGCCGAGCGCAACATCGGGTGCTGGTACCGCGAGGGCTGCAACCCGGACGATCCCGCCAGCACGCCTGACGAGGCATGCCGGGTCGAAGGCACCAACGACTACCTCTGTGGCTGGCTGGACGGCCCCATCGGGACCCCGGGAACCACGCTCTACCGCCTCGCGAACGACGAACTCTATGGCCGGCTCGTGATGCCCATGGAGCGGGTGACGATTCCCAGGCCCAGCGGCGTGCGCAACCCCATGCCTCACGTCATCGTGGGCGCGCCCTCCACGGACCCCTTCCGCTGGATTCTAGGCTTCGAGGACATCCCTGGCGGCGGCGACCGCGACTTCAACGACGTGGTGTTCGTGGTCAACAAGCAGAATGGCGGCAGCACCCGCTCCGCCACCGTGTCGGGAGACCTCTCCCCGGACATCGCCAACGACTTCGTCATCACCAAGGTGCGCTTCAAGCGGCAGGACGACTTCGCGCCGGCGCCTCGCACCTGCGCCGGCGGAGCCCCCTGCTTCAGTGAAGACTCCCCAGGGGCGTGCACGCCGGAGGACGGGCCCGAGCCCACCATCACCTACTCACTGGCGGTGGATTGCCGCGTCTGCCGTCCCCACCCGGACACCGGACAGATGGAGTGCGTGGCCAATCCGAATTCACCGACGTGGTTCCCGGTCCACTTCCCCGACACGTCGCCGCCCACGCAGGAGGTGGAGCTGGACATCATGGCCATGGGCTTCACCGGCTCCCAGCTCTGCTGGAAGGTGGACATCACCAGCCCCAACGAGCAGTGCCGCCCCATCATCGACGACGTCGAGGTGGGCTATCAGGCCGTCCGCGCCGGCAGCTACTCGCGTGCCTCACCGTCCGCGCTGGCCAACGTCATCGTCTGGGGCGTGAACGAGACGCCGGGCAGCGCCTGGGGCCGGGATGGGGCATGGCCCGGCGTCGGCATGCCCGCGCCAGGCACCCGCGCCTATGACGGACAGAAGGACTTCACCCTCCGCGGCCGGCTCTACTTCCGCTCGCTCTATGACCCAGAGGAGCCGAGCGTCACCCGGGCCGTTCAGCGGTGGGACGCGGGCAAGGTGATGGCCTTGTCCTTCGGCACCAACGGCCATAGCCTTGAGCCGCTCCAGCGCAAGCTCTACACGATGGGCGCGTCGGGTGGACGCAGCACCATCACCGACGAGATGTCGGACACCAGCAGTAACAGCCTGCTCTTCCCGGACGCGCTCTGCGACGAGGAGCGGAATGGCCGGTACCTCTACGACCTCAACAACGATGGGAAGTGCGGCACGCCGTCCAGCGAGTCCGACGAGAAGCGCATCGAGGGCGTCACCAACGACCGCAACTTCCTGCGTGAGTGGCTGTATGGCTGGGAGGACCGCCATGCCCCGGGCACCCGTGACGACCGCCGGCCATGGGCGCTGGGCGGCATCAACATGTCCACGGTCGCCATCAGCCTGCCGCCGTATCTCGACACCTGGGCCAACAATGCCCGAGCGAGCGAGCGCGACCTGTATCGCCGCAACTTCCTGGAGCCGCTGGCGGACCGGCCGACCGTGGCCTTCGTGGGCACCATGAATGGATACCTGCACGCCTTCGACGCGGGCGAATTCCGCAACTCCACGCATGACCCGTGCAATAGCCAAACCCAGGCACGCGGCTACTTCGAGACGACGACCTGCATTCAAAACCAGATCAACAACCGCGACTACGGTTCCGGCCAGGAGCGCTTCGCCTATCTGCCGCGAATGCTGCTGAGCCAGTACCGCAACCTCTACGTGCGATTCAACGGCTCGGGTGCCCTGTCCAGGCCCTCCATGGACGCATCCCCCAGCATCGCCAACGTGGACTTCGGCATCCCCAACACGGCCGCGTGGACGCGCTCGCCCACCGAATCGAAGACGCAGGGCGCCAAGACGGTCCTCGTCAGCGGGTCGGGCAAGAACAGCCCCGCCGTCATCGCGTTGGACATCACCCACCCCGATGACGCGTGGTACCCGCTCCCGCTGTGGGAGTTCGACCTGCGGTCCCCGAACATCGAGCACGCCTTCTCCACGGCCAAGGTGACGACCCCGGAGGTGCAGTTGCCAGACAACTCCGGCACGAATCACGCACCCTCCATTGGCCGCCTGACGTGGGGCTCGGAGGCGGAGGGCAAGTGGACGGCCGTCGTGGGCACCAGCCAGGTGCCTTCGTCGCCGGGCCGCGCTGGCGCCCTCTATCTCATCGACATGAAGACGGGGCAGCCGCTCAACTACGGAAGTTCACCGGCTGGAGCCATGGCAGGCATCATCACCTTGGACACGGGCTCTGGCATCGCTGCGGAGACCGCGCTGGTGGACCTGGACCGAGACGGCAACTATGACGTCATGTACGTGCCGACCACCGCGGGCAACGTCTACCGCGTCAACCTGGACCAGGTGAACCCGAGCGCGCCCCTGGGACAGAAGGTGAAGGTCTGCAAGATCGCCAGCGCGCCCGTCACGCTGTCGGACCATGACGACGCGGCCGAGGGACAGGACCCCGTCTACCAGCAGATTCACTCCAACCTGGGCGTGAGAATCGTCCGGAACTCTGGCAGCCCCGTGGTTCGCTTCTACTTCGGCACGGGTGACAACCCGGACGAGTTCTCCGACGGCCCCGAAAACAAGAACGCCTATCGCTACCACCTGCTGGGCTACGAGGACACGGACCCCTCCGGCACCCGCGCGTGCGCGCTGCTGGACCCGCTCTGGGTCCAGCAACTGGACCCGGGGCAGGCGGTGTGGGGCGGCGTGACGCTCTCGGACGACAAGGTCTACGCGACCACGGCCGTCGGAGCCGCGGCGGACGTCTGCAACCTGAGCCAGGACGAGAGCGGCCGGTTCTACGAGTCCGGCCTGCTTCCGGATGGCAACAGCGCCCCCGCGATAACCAGCGCTTCGCTCGGTGGCCACGGCGTGAGCGCCCCGGTGGTGCATGACAATCACTTGCTCATCCCCACTGTCACGGGAGAGGTCAAGGTGCAGGGCAGCGGGAAGTGGGGCAACGGCAATGCGAACGGCGGCGCGGCCCGCTCGAAGGTCCTTATCTACGCCCCCAGCCCGGACGGGAGGATGCCGCAGTGA